From Candidatus Rokuibacteriota bacterium, one genomic window encodes:
- a CDS encoding CBS domain-containing protein: MARRLVRDWMHAGVIACRPDAPVAEVAETMKRHNVSALVVVDQAGYAVGVISLTDLVNAVFVQPYLPHWRGMTARHLMSTPVISVRADSSVEAAIELIRERKIHRLVVTEAEGDRERPIGILSVTDLVHNMEHA, translated from the coding sequence GTGGCTAGACGGCTCGTTCGAGACTGGATGCACGCGGGGGTGATCGCCTGCCGGCCGGACGCGCCGGTCGCCGAAGTCGCGGAGACCATGAAGCGCCATAACGTGAGCGCCCTGGTCGTGGTGGACCAGGCGGGGTACGCGGTTGGGGTGATCTCGCTCACGGACCTGGTTAACGCCGTCTTCGTCCAGCCGTATCTGCCGCACTGGCGGGGCATGACGGCGCGGCACCTGATGTCGACCCCGGTCATCAGCGTCAGGGCAGACAGCTCGGTGGAGGCGGCCATCGAGCTGATCCGCGAGCGGAAGATCCACCGGCTGGTCGTGACCGAGGCCGAGGGCGATCGGGAACGCCCGATCGGTATCCTCTCGGTCACGGACCTGGTGCACAACATGGAACACGCATAG